In Gossypium raimondii isolate GPD5lz chromosome 12, ASM2569854v1, whole genome shotgun sequence, a single window of DNA contains:
- the LOC105762839 gene encoding uncharacterized protein LOC105762839 isoform X4, which produces MATLSSEERDKRLKHHLMVSGELHPALLSPESEYKVIQQLFGGVLAVVLRPREAQCPLVRTIAREIVTCLVVLPLLNLASPRYINEVIEYVLLAIKEDLNKIVAGFDQSSVGVRDDGSMTCKTPSLNSQETDLNLARIDNQKETYPVCNRYEEEPVHHRPADWARKLEAATQRRTEVLAPENLENMWTKGRNYKKKESKYVKTGYQESIPKGSETKSGVLMGNSVNDFSRNKTRTSMGSEEKTMTQLEHGLSLDTQSCDDSMIDTKLAKSSSFEGDRHVNTFKNVSEKAADGNKIRLKRSSSTSDLKVGTDTKKALSVDVEGPIISECYGPDFDRHSEEYGGKIASNIVLRNEGPHIPKLRCRVIGAYFEKLASKSFAVYSISVTDAENRTWFVNRRYRNFERLHRHLKEIPNYSLHLPPKRIFSSSTEDAFVHQRCIHLDKYLQDLLSIPNVAEQHEVWDFLSVSSKNYSFGKSSSVMKTLAVSVDDAVDDIVRQFRGVSDGLMRKVVGSSSPPSEASSSATGRTLSWNADEIAKDISKHYNLDTVHSASDNEDGNKDGDHGYEDDGSYSQGLDMHLDNELNSKNLPPLVIERGRESVNLIYEKHNLGVKTEPFGQGGSPKVKISATSSHLEDPVGMPPEWTPPNVSVPLLNLVDKVFQLKRRGWLRRQVFWISKQILQLVMEDAIDDWLLRQIYWLRKEETITLGIRWIQDLLWPGGKFFRAIGDIHSKFDNSNLNQTPIPLLSFSQFGGSNASKPGSFEQQLEATRRASDIKKMLFDGPPATLVGLIGYKQYRRCARDIYYFTQSAICIKQLAYAILERLLISVFPELRDLVMDLHAKNISTLHRK; this is translated from the exons ATGGCAACATTATCATCCGAGGAGAGGGATAAAAGATTGAAACACCACCTTATGGTTTCTGGAGAGCTTCATCCTGCATTGCTTTCACCAGAGAGTGAGTACAAG gttATTCAGCAGCTTTTTGGCGGAGTTTTAGCAGTAGTATTGAGACCTCGAGAAGCTCAATGTCCTTTGGTTCGAACTATTGCTCGTGAGATTGTAACTTGCTTGGTAGTGCTACCTCTTTTGAATTTGGCAAGCCCTCG GTATATCAATGAAGTGATTGAATATGTTCTACTTGCCATTAAAGAAGATTTGAATAAGATCGTGGCAGGTTTTGATCAGTCTTCAGTGGGAGTACGTGATGATGGTTCTATGACATGCAAAACACCGTCCTTGAATAGTCAAGAAACTGATTTAAATTTGGCTAGAATTGACAATCAGAAAGAAACATATCCAGTTTGTAACAGATATGAGGAAGAACCAGTGCACCATAGACCAGCTGATTGGGCTCGAAAATTAGAGGCAGCAACCCAGAGAAGAACTGAAGTTCTTGCTCCTGAAAATCTTGAAAACATGTGGACAAAAGGAAGAAACTACAAAAAGAAGGAGAGCAAATATGTAAAAACAGGATATCAAGAATCTATTCCTAAAGGTTCTGAGACAAAGAGTGGTGTACTGATGGGGAATTCAGTAAATGATTTCTCTAGAAACAAGACCAGAACTTCTATGGGAAGTGAAGAGAAAACTATGACGCAACTAGAGCATGGCTTGAGCCTTGACACCCAGTCATGTGATGATAGCATGATAGACACAAAGTTAGCTAAGTCATCATCATTTGAAGGAGATCGTCATgttaatacatttaaaaatgttaGTGAGAAAGCTGCTGatggaaataaaattaggcTTAAGAGATCCAGTAGTACCTCTGATTTGAAAGTTGGAACTGATACAAAGAAGGCACTTAGTGTAGATGTTGAAGGGCCTATTATTTCAGAATGCTATGGCCCTGATTTTGACAGGCATAGTGAAGAATATGGGGGTAAGATTGCCTCAAATATAGTACTTCGCAATGAGGGGCCACATATTCCCAAGCTTAGGTGTCGG GTTATTGGAGCATACTTTGAGAAACTTGCATCAAAATCATTTGCAGTTTATTCAATTTCTGTGACTGATGCGGAAAACAGAACTTGGTTTGTCAATAGAAG ATACAGAAATTTTGAACGGTTGCATCGACATCTGAAAGAAATTCCCAATTATTCATTACATTTGCCCCCCAAAAGGATATTTTCATCAAGCACAGAGGATGCTTTTGTTCATCAGCGGTGCATTCATCTTGACAAATATCTGCAA GATCTGTTGTCTATACCCAATGTGGCTGAACAGCATGAAGTGTGGGATTTTTTAAGTGTTTCCTCAAAG aaTTACTCTTTCGGAAAATCCTCATCAGTGATGAAAACCCTTGCAG TCAGTGTGGATGATGCTGTAGATGATATTGTACGCCAATTTAGGGGAGTATCAGATGGCTTAATGCGCAAAGTAGTTGGTTCATCCTCTCCCCCTAGTGAAGCCTCTTCTTCGGCCACCGGCAGGACGCTGTCATGGAATGCAGATGAGATTGCTAAAGACATTTCAAAGCATTATAACTTAGACACGGTACATAGTGCTTCTGACAATGAAGATGGTAACAAAGATGGGGACCATGGTTATGAGGATGATGGATCATATTCACAAGGTCTTGATATGCATTTGGACAATGAGTTGAACTCAAAGAATTTGCCGCCACTGGTAATAGAGCGTGGTCGGGAGtctgttaatttaatttatgagaaACATAATTTAGGTGTGAAAACTGAACCGTTTGGCCAGGGTGGATCTCCTAAGGTAAAAATATCAGCAACCTCCAGCCATTTGGAGGATCCAGTTGGAATGCCCCCCGAG TGGACACCGCCTAATGTGAGCGTACCTTTGCTGAATCTAGTTGATAAGGTGTTTCAGCTTAAGAGAAGAGGCTGGCTAAG AAGACAGGTCTTTTGGATATCTAAGCAAATATTACAGCTGGTGATGGAGGATGCCATCGATGACTGGCTCTTGCGCCAGATATATTGGCTTCGGAAGGAGGAAACCATTACCCTAGGGATTCGATGGATTCAAGAT CTCTTGTGGCCAGGTGGTAAATTCTTTAGAGCAATTGGGGACATTCACAGCAAATTTGATAATAGCAATCTCAACCAGACACCTATACCTCTGCTCAGCTTCAGCCAATTTGGTGGGAGTAATGCCTCTAAACCTGGGTCCTTTGAGCAACAACTTGAGGCTACTCGTAGAGCAAGCGACATCAAAAAAATGCTTTTTG ATGGACCCCCAGCAACATTAGTTGGCCTGATTGGATATAAGCAATACCGACGGTGTGCAAGAGACATTTACTATTTCACTCAG TCTGCTATATGTATCAAGCAACTTGCTTATGCAATCTTAGAACGACTACTTATATCAGTGTTCCCTGAGCTACGGGATCTTGTGATGGACCTTCATGCGAAGAACATATCAACATTGCATAGAAAGTAG